tcactcactcactcactcactcactcactcactcagtcagtcagtcagtcactcgctcactcacacatgcatacatacactgCAATCAGACTGTTGAACAGCACCACACTGTAAACTGAGTCAATAtggaacatacagtatgtgtgcatatgatatatgtatatgtatgtgtgggaTATGTGTATACACGTGTATTTCTACATctctcatatttttttttaaatgctagctATCTTATTTATATATGATATTTTTACTAcaccatatttatttatttatttataattgcaTTCTTCTAGCTGCTGATGGTCTGTTTTTATGGTGGTCCTATGCAACGTAATTTCGTTCTACGCGACAATAAAATAATCTTGAATTTTGAAAGTATATAAATGTTGTCACTTTTGTTCCCTTTATGTTGCCAAGCAGTTCAGGTTTTACACCATTAAGGTGTGATGATGTCCAGTTTTAGGAAGTGTGATTCTCGCTTCCTgatttatgtcttatttctgttttcacagaaaaacacaacagcaacttAGTTTAACCAGACACCAAAGATCATGTCTCAATTCCTCAGCAGTTCATATgtcaattttgtttttgcttcattcaacctttatttagccAGGACAGTGTTATGATTTACATTTCTACAGATGAATATTAAATATATGGTGCGATGCAGGTGAGCTGGTTCAGGCAGTCAACTTGAGCTGCACTGCTGGCATATACACGTGACATGCCTCACTCTCCGTACCATTATCATTTATCAAACACACCCTCTCAATATGGCGGACTATTTAAAATGCAATTGAAAAAATTGGTAGTGAAAAAAAGTATCATTCAGGAACCAGTATCGAAGTCAGGGTATTGGTATCTGTACCAaacatttttgaacgatacccagccctactctccAATATCTCATGTAAACTTTTCTGCAGGGAGTGATGAGGTCGGAGTCTTACCTTTATAAACAGCACAGTATCAACTTTAAACACATTACTAAACCAACCGtataaacattattatttttgtatttattttttatttttcatatgcAGTGACTGGTATTATGCCCGGAGTCCCTTCCTCAAGTCTCACCTCACTGCTGACATAATCAACCATCTTTATGAGCTCAACCAGATCCAATTTGATGTGGCAGCCAGAGGTTACGACCTTGATGCAGATTGGCCAAAATTTGCAAGGTAACCAATTCCTACAATTAATGTGTATACTTTTACTACTTTAACTTCTTAATCGCCAGTTTCCTTTTGTtatagaaaaacacaaacttgatTCTGCGTTAGGgatgcaagatatatcgactcaatatggttatcgttatcgcaatatatcgaaagtgttgcaataagtatgcaatattttgtttattttgtggagcgctgcgtcccgtccgttggctgtgtggcttagttgtgtttgatttagagcccgcttgaaacactataatgatcatgtttcattggccagttaccgtgccacttgcacatgttagtacacgtcagtgcacgggtccactacgtgacaaaccctatggagcgtaccacgtgtgtgcatatttcgacagagtgacagtgtaagtgaagaaatagatagagacaacaaaatggaACAAATCAGAAAAGctaaagaaaagttgtgtcctgttctcttttttatttatttatttattttatactgtacaaccagtaaaacatgtcctgttctgtagacatggtccttatttatttatttatttatttatttattcatgttgtaccagtccaatatgactgtcagttgaaataacccttgtgttgtaagaaaacttgtttaatttgttatgaatctattttgatgcgttttcccgtaacttttgtaatttttcatatgtttaaaaatatctaaattaatatcgatatcgcaatattcataatcgacatcgcaatatcacattttgtcagtatTGTGCAACCCTATTCTGCATgtcataaataaacaataaaatcttcTAATTTTTCGGCTTCTTGGTTGGAAATGATCAGAGACAGACCTTAAGTAATTTTAAAAAACACCCAGTTGAGTAATGTAGAATTGTGGTGAAGTGACATTGGGTATTTCACAACTTGAAGTAACACTTAATTACTATCTGATCACTGCACATtcacagctctttttttttctagaagtgtgtaaatgtgtgtgtgtgtgtgtgtgtgtgtgtgtgtgtgtgtgagagtcagTGGGTGCCGACAATGTGTGAGCGTAGATCGCTGTTCCTCACGTCAGCACCTTTGCCAAAACTTTTCACATTCTTGTCATCAATTTGCAGTTACTCTACAGGCAGCGGACACACTTTTTTAAAAGCCTAACTTGTGTTGTTGTGCATCACATTATTGTGATTATTGGTTAAATCTTACAATATAATGCAGTGCAGCAGCATCTACAACATCACAAGCTATGTTCACTGGCTCTGTTGCCCTGGGTCAAGGTTCCTCTAAACTTTTAAATAATAGGGGacccataaaataaaataaagtgttactaTAGAACCATAGTTGTGTCCGTCAACTTAAGTTCCTCTTTTgtgtcaagttttttttttttttttttttaaatcatgtttgTCTTACTAAACAGGTGTTAATGACCTTAATATTTGGTATCTTATTATGTCAAAGGAGAACATTAGGCACTGCCTCACCAGCATCTCTGTGGAGGCCTCCCAGTCGCTGCTCCAGCATCAACAGCCTCATTAGCAGCTACTCACACTCACAGGTACTCAAATACTTCTATACATAATCTAGATAGACAATCCTGCACAAATATTTTAGTAAATGTGACtgtttgaattttaaagctcTGTTGTTCCATTCACTAACCAGGCGCAGGAGTTTCTTCCAATCCCAGACTTGAGTCAAAGTCTCCTTGGTGAACTAGGGGAACTGGGGGAACCCTCTCCTTGCAGCATCGCAGAGAACCTCCGCATTGAGCTCGACCAGTCGGAGCTCAGACAGCAAGAGCTTCTGATCCAGGTTCAGGAGTTCGGGAAAGAAGCTACTGAGCTCAAAGGTGTGGTTAAAGACCTTCAAGGCCAGCTGTTAGCAGTTCAGAAGTCCTCTAGCCACTCTGTATCTACTGCAACCCAAAGTAACCAAGAAACAGAAAATCAGGAGAGAGCACATCACCTTCAAACCTGTAGGGAAGCAATAAACAGTGAACTTCACGACAGACTCACAGCTGCTGAGAACAGAAATATGGAGCTTCTTTCTAAGTTGGATGAGGCTCTCAAAGAAAAGGGTCAACAAACCGCTAGCTATTGCAACTCGGCCTGGAAAATCCAGGAGCTCCtggataaacaaaaaaacactgaggAGGAAAGGTTGGAGGTGAAAAGAGAGGCTGAGGACAGGACCAGGCACTCTGAGCGTTTGTCCCAGGAACTAAAACTCAGGGAAGAAGAGTTGAGGAACAGTGAAGAAAAGCTGGCTGAAGTAACAGCCCGAGCTCATGACGAACGTGAGGAGGCACTCAAACGGTTGGAGGAGCTCCAAAGTGCAGTCAGGCGAATTCAGGGGGTGCTGAGTTTGAAAGAGAAGGAGACGGGGAACTTGAGAGCCCAGCTTCAGGATTTACAGTCATCACTGGAGTGCAGAGAACGGCAGGCGGAGGACCTGAGGAAAAGACTGCatgaggagagggaggaagtaGAGCAGAGATGGAGCATGAGTAGTAGCCAGAATGAGGAACTTGAGACCCAGCTCTTGGATCAAAGAAGAGCTctaaaaaacagagagaaagagcttGCAGTTAGTTCAGAGAGAATCAAGCATTTAGAGGAGCAGTTGGAGAAGCTAAATGTTGAGAAAGAAAATCTGAGCTCGAGACTTGCTGacaatgaagttgttttctctGAGAACATTGAGGACTACAAAAGCAAATGCAGCAATCTTATAGAAATAAACGCTAAGCTACTCCAATCAGTTACGAAAAGTGAAGGGAGCATTACAGAGCTGACTGAGAGCAGGGCAGCCTTGTTAGAGCAGCTAGCTTCTTTGAGGGCTTCTGAAAAACACTTAAAGGGCCGAGTTGAGGCTGCAAAGGTGTGTGTGGAAGATCGAGAGAAGAAGCTCCTAGATGAAAACCTGCATTTGGAGGAGACGGCCCAGAAGGCGCTTATCCAGAAGGAAGTATCTAATGCTCAATTAAAGAAGCTCGAGCATGAGAACAGGGAGCTTTTTGAAGTCCAGTCCTCGTTAAAGAAACAGTTAGCCACAACTCAACAAGAACTGGACTTATTCACTGCCAAAGCTGCAAAGTTGGACCAGAACCTCATTGTGTCCCAAAGAAGCCAAGCAGAGTTACTTGAAAAACTCCAAGAAACTGAGGCTAAACTGAAAGAACAGACTGTTGAATGTGGGCGTCTGCAAGTTAGAGCAGAGAAGCTGGAGAGCAGGACATGGGAGCTGCACGATGAAAAAGGAGCTGCAGAGAGCAATGAAAAAGTGCAGAAGCTTCATGATGAGCATCAGACATCCTCGATGGAAACCAAAGAGGCCCCGTTCAGGCTAGTTATCGCTGAGGCTCAACTGGAGCTCAATCTAAGGGAGGTGCAGCGGCTCCAGGAAGAGGTGGTGGAGCTCAGGGCTCAGCTTCTAGCAGGAACTGAGGAGAGGATGAAGGTTCAGGCACTGCAGGAGGTGACAGAGTCTTCTAAAGAGGACCTCCGTGTCTTAGCAGAACAACTGAAAGCCCAGGTAGAGGAGCTAAACCGCCGGCATGTGGATGAGATTCTTCGATCCCGGGAGCGAGAGGAGGCTCTTATGCGGGAGCGTGATGGAGAGGCTCAGGCTCGGGCAGGTCTGGCTGCGGAGGTGACTGCCTCCAGAGAGGAGCTCAATAAACTGAAGCTGGGTTATGAAGCCTTGTGTCTGGACAACAGCGAATCCAGGGAGGCTCTCCATAGAGCCAACACAGAAACAGCTGAACtcggtgtgcatgtgtgtatgctaACTGCTGAGAATGAAGAGGCTCGTCTGCGCTGGGAGGGCTTGTCAACAAGGCTGCAAGAGCTGGACGAGGAGGCAGCTCAGGAGGCAGAGAGGCTGAATACCTGCATGGAGCAGCTGAGTCGGGAGAATCATCGGCTCCTCGGTCAGCTCCATAATGACGAGGGTTTGTTGGCCACCAAGCAGGAGCTGCAGGGTAAGCTGTTCAAGGTCCAACAGGAGGCTGAAGCCGTGCAGGAGACGTGCCAGGAGGAGATCCAGGCACTCCGCTTCCAGCTTAGCAGCCAAGCCCTGAGCTACGACAGCCAGCTCCAGGTCAGCTACAAACAGCTCAGCTAAAGAAATGTAGCATGCTAAAGTAACCTGATAACATTCGACTGTCTTCTGTAAGCTAATTTCCTAAACGTGTACACAAGAAACCTGTTTTTTCATAACCAGGCTAAGGGATCAGAGAAACCGGATTTCTCCAGGAGAATGTTGATTTTTCTGCCATGTATACGGGTAACCTGGTTTCTAAATGGCCTCTCGGTGAAAGGAGAGATCATTACATGTAGCAATGCATTTTCATGTTTAAAATAATTCAAAGTCAGACTGAAACTGAAAGTAACAAAGCGGCCTTTTAGAAGGCAGAATAAGCAGTTTACAATGCTGAACATTTGTCTATAAAATTCAAGCACATTTCTGCTGTGAGGAAAAGCTTCTGTGTTGTGCATGTACACATGGATTTACAATGACCTAGTTACTACAGTGTAGCTAGCCTGTCCTCCCTGCATAAAATGATTTCTCAAGAGTACCCTGGTTACTAATGTGCACGTAAACATACTGCTTGATTGTTTTATGTTGGGTAACATCAGCGGAGCTACTGTAATACCTACATTTTTACCATATTTGCTAAGTCATCAGTTGATGAATTTGTGGTATGTGTTATCATCCAGACTGTGAATCAAGAGTTACAGGAAGTGAAATTACACCTGACGACTGAGCAGGAGAAAGTGGTCGACCTGGAGAACAAATTCAAAAAGCTAGAGGTGAGAGGATATACTACTTCCAGATCTGCTTAAAAGTTTGGTTCCTTATCATTTGCATGTTAATCTGGCCCCCGTCTAATCACTAAAGCAGCTCAGCGATGTATTAAATTATGGCAGTGGAGGTGGTTTTAGGCAGGAAATGAAGCCGTTAAACTAACTGTTAAACACTGCAATATGTTAACAAAAAGCATATATGTGCAGCTCTGTGTGTCTAGgattgataaataaataacacgaTTCCGGTTTTATATTTCTGCAGTTGAAGTAATCATAACGCTATGGTCACAAGCATAATTTCAGAAATAATGTCTTGCTTTTGATTTACTGATTGCAGGCTGAGAATCAGAGATATTGCCAACAGATTGAGGAGAAAAACATCCAGATGGCCGATTCTGAAAATCTCATCCAGCAGAAAGAAGATGAGATAATCCATCTGAAAGGGAATCTATCAAGGTGAGATACTGTATTCATAATCACACATTCTGGACTGAATTAGAGCTCTGTGAAAATTCTTTTTAATCCTGTGTGTTTAGAtcagaatgtttatttttcatttagcaCGCCTTATCTAGGAATTTGATCTACTTGTTCTgaactgtttttaaatctcAACCCTAAGAATTATAACTGCATGAACACAATCAGAGTCCCAATGGTTTGGTTTGTTTGGGACATATTCTGAATCAGCCTGTCTTATGTATGTAtgggtgtatgtatgtatgcaggtCTAAAGATGCTCTAGCAATGGCTCAGCAGACCTGTCAGGAGATGAGTGAAAATCTACGGAGAGTCACACAGGACAAACAAAGCTTTGATCTTAGGACAGCTGCTGAACTCGATGATCTTTACCGTACCAAAATCAATTTGGAAGAAAGGCTTGTAGAACTCATCAGGTATAAACATACAGATTTACTCTGATCCACCATTGCTTAACATGCTTGCAGTGTACCCTATTGCATATACAAATGTGCTTGATGGTGCTCTCTGCAGGGAGAAAGATGCACTGTGGCAGAAGACAGATGCCCTGGAGTTTGAGCAGAAACTGCGGGATGAGGAGACGGAGAGGGACGTAAACTACTGTCTGGGCTGTCATAGTCAGTTCAGCTGGTGGCTCCGCAAGTACAACTGCAGGTCAGATGGTCCTCTGTATATTAAacaaatatactatatatattatatatcaccAGGTCAACCAATAAAGCAAATGTCAATAGTACTACTTTTAAACTAGTAGTGTAATGacagtttttctcgattgctAAAGTAATGTAGTTCTAAAAACATTAGGAGCAATTACCACATCAATATATACACAACACACGTACAGTATATGTAACATTTATACACAAAACTTGCTTAAAACATTTCACTCATATGCCAAAAGTAGATAAATTCATCATCTGCCACCAAAATGAAAATTCTCTTTGTGATTGTTTCGGTCAAAATAGTCAAATGCCACAGGAACTCACGCCCAGTCATTTCATTTCCATATTTCACTTCACATTTAGACTTACCAGCTCTAACCAAATAGTGAAGTCAGATAACAGCCAATTCAATGGTATTCATTAAACcacaataacaatacaaatgtcatgtgtgtttgtggctcCATATCCAGAAAATGTGGTGCATTTGTAAAAGTCAGTCTCACTCCATGTAGTGTCAATGTATTTGAGGAAAGAAGGTACTGGAATTGCATCGGCACTCCAGAGTTTGATTGAAAGCGTACcaagaccacctcttcaaggaGGTCTCgctacgcttgtttggtccgcttttggtgcgcatcCGAGTGTGATGCAttcacacctgcccaaacgaacctcACCAAGGGGGAAAACAAACTACTTCACTTCGgtgcgattcaaccgaactaagcCCCCTTAGATACGTTGACTATTCAAAGATCAAAGCTGAAAACTAAAGGGGAATTGTGCTTTTTCTGTTGTGACTTCTCAACTTTGGAGCAATTTTCTGCTAAATctcagaaatgtttaaaaaagcaattttaGCAGTCTGTGTTTTAcatgtagttttattttgttatgtcTCTTTTTACAAAAATCTTTGTAGGAATTGATTTGAAACATGCTCTCAAAGCtaaaacaaattaattaataattaagcAAACAACTTTGCTTAATTACCTATTAATTCCTCTCTACAGTAAAATATTCTACATTTCAAAATGATAAGCTGTTTTTACTCTATCTCACTGATATGTCTATTCGCAGACTGTGTGGGCGTCCCTTCTGCTACTACTGCTGCAGTAACACAGTGAGCACCCAGCAGGGTGGCCCCAGAGAGCGCTGCTGCAGGGACTGTTACAACCAGCACAGTGCAGTAGTTGAGCGCCACCCACAGGAGGAAGTGACTAACAGCACACCGGGGACACCTTTCAGTCGTTTGCTGCAGGCTGGAAGAGCAATGACGACTGTTTTAGGTAACAaaacgcacgcgcgcgcacacacacacacacacacacacacacacacacacacacacacacacacacacacacacacacacacacacacacacacacactgaaatagTGTGTCAAATGCTGAGGTAAATGCACACTTGCTTTAGATTGTGGGGGTGTTAGCAACAGCATACACCATACAGTAAGAATAGAGTATAAAATGCAATAATGAACATGGAGCTGATGTTTATTTTCTAGGAGCAGTTGAAGGTGACAAGTTGGATGATGGTGTTTTTGACATCATTTCAGAGGAGGAAGTGAGTGGGGTCTATGACAGTGACTCCCTCTCTTTTGCCACCGCCTGCTCTCCTGGACACGGACAGCAGGGGGCAGCACAACTGTAAGTATCTCACATGCGTTCACTCATGGGGAATTGAGACTGGCACAGAGTGTGtcgaagaaataaaaaaaatatatatattacagtCGATGATGATACTTTTAGAGTGTCTTAAATGTCATCATATGAGCAAAAGAACAACAGTTGCTGACATCATGACAAGGTTGATTCAGTCACTTATTTACCATGTCCAATACCTGAGCCCTTCCTGAGAACAATGGTCTTTTTCGCCTGTCCTCAAAACAATGGCCCTTTAACTCTAAGTTGACTGTCAGATGATTAATTAATCAGTGAGAtaacacatgcacatatttgcaCTTTGGCATTTCCTGTACAGCCGTACAATCtgtatactttatttttttcaatgccATGTGTATGTGTACTGTGTGAGCCACATCAAAGACTAATTTTGATTGCCTTGATACTGTAATGTTTTCTTGATTAACTTTTTGTTATTCTGTACAATTTTGAATAAGAGTGGATGTAATTAGATATTTTGGCACTTATTGTAAGTGAAAATAATTCTCCACAAATTGATAAaaatgatgtataaatataaaatatttttcactCTTTCTAGAAACAGCAGTGCCAGTGCAGGAGACCTAACATCAGAAGATACTGAGGACCTCAGTGCTGCAGTACAGGATGCAGAGATCTGCCTGCTAAAGTCTGGAGACCTCACGTGAGTTTCACATGCAGTGAAAGTTAAACTGGAAAAATCCTCAGTGCAGCAGAGTTGTGTTTACGCGTGGATGCGGTCACAAGGTTAGACTTTAAACTTTCAGAGGAACTTTATAATGTGTTTTCTGGTAAAAACAAATCCCAAAATGGGAAGTGAAACATGAAGCTAATTCATGTGTGGCATGGACAGCTTTCCTAAATGTTACTTTTGGTTTGCTTTTATTGTAATTTGGAGCAGGTTTGTTTACATAGTGAGTGTGGAGAAAGCTTTAAGCCTTAACGCTTAAAGTTTAAGGCTTCTTTTGttgcctgtctctttaatgtGCCGTTGAGCAAAGCATTAAATCCTATCCccaaaactaaaatatattgtGAACTTTTAGTCTGTAAGTCTGTTTACAGGGCTTTGGGAGTACTATTGCATATGTGAACAAAGTTGAAAACgccttttgtggctccagagggagtTGCGTAAAATTTGATGAATTAATAGCGTGGGTTGGGGCtaaagactacaagtttgaaaatgtcaGAAATCTTTGGGCGCGGAGTTCGAAAGAAGTGAGGtaaccagacctctgtagtcaatcatcaatcaatcaatcagtcaatcagaTTGCACACGCCATCACCGTCCAATGTCAACCACAAAAAGCACACCTAATGTTTGTAAAATAGACAATGCAGCATACATTTTTCGGAGCTGACGGAGAAACGACTGGAGAGGTCCGCTACTTATTTCTGCTTGAGGCTAAGACACAAAGCTACATAAGccgctactagcataacacacctgAATCTCCAACCAAACTGTCTGTGGTCAAGATGCATTGTAGGTAATGTAGGcaccaggttttgacaaggaagaaaaataa
This Sander lucioperca isolate FBNREF2018 chromosome 9, SLUC_FBN_1.2, whole genome shotgun sequence DNA region includes the following protein-coding sequences:
- the LOC116046202 gene encoding FYVE and coiled-coil domain-containing protein 1-like isoform X3; this translates as MASSSSVGDNQLQRIIRDLHDAVSELSKEHNECGEPVTDDSSYLHKFFYKLEYLLQFDQKEKTTFLGQRKDYWDYFCDCLIKIKGANDGIRFVKSIPELKTSLGKGRAFIRYSLVHQRLADTLQQCLINQKVTSDWYYARSPFLKSHLTADIINHLYELNQIQFDVAARGYDLDADWPKFARRTLGTASPASLWRPPSRCSSINSLISSYSHSQAQEFLPIPDLSQSLLGELGELGEPSPCSIAENLRIELDQSELRQQELLIQVQEFGKEATELKGVVKDLQGQLLAVQKSSSHSVSTATQSNQETENQERAHHLQTCREAINSELHDRLTAAENRNMELLSKLDEALKEKGQQTASYCNSAWKIQELLDKQKNTEEERLEVKREAEDRTRHSERLSQELKLREEELRNSEEKLAEVTARAHDEREEALKRLEELQSAVRRIQGVLSLKEKETGNLRAQLQDLQSSLECRERQAEDLRKRLHEEREEVEQRWSMSSSQNEELETQLLDQRRALKNREKELAVSSERIKHLEEQLEKLNVEKENLSSRLADNEVVFSENIEDYKSKCSNLIEINAKLLQSVTKSEGSITELTESRAALLEQLASLRASEKHLKGRVEAAKVCVEDREKKLLDENLHLEETAQKALIQKEVSNAQLKKLEHENRELFEVQSSLKKQLATTQQELDLFTAKAAKLDQNLIVSQRSQAELLEKLQETEAKLKEQTVECGRLQVRAEKLESRTWELHDEKGAAESNEKVQKLHDEHQTSSMETKEAPFRLVIAEAQLELNLREVQRLQEEVVELRAQLLAGTEERMKVQALQEVTESSKEDLRVLAEQLKAQVEELNRRHVDEILRSREREEALMRERDGEAQARAGLAAEVTASREELNKLKLGYEALCLDNSESREALHRANTETAELGVHVCMLTAENEEARLRWEGLSTRLQELDEEAAQEAERLNTCMEQLSRENHRLLGQLHNDEGLLATKQELQGKLFKVQQEAEAVQETCQEEIQALRFQLSSQALSYDSQLQTVNQELQEVKLHLTTEQEKVVDLENKFKKLEAENQRYCQQIEEKNIQMADSENLIQQKEDEIIHLKGNLSRSKDALAMAQQTCQEMSENLRRVTQDKQSFDLRTAAELDDLYRTKINLEERLVELIREKDALWQKTDALEFEQKLRDEETERDVNYCLGCHSQFSWWLRKYNCRLCGRPFCYYCCSNTVSTQQGGPRERCCRDCYNQHSAVVERHPQEEVTNSTPGTPFSRLLQAGRAMTTVLEEEVSGVYDSDSLSFATACSPGHGQQGAAQLNSSASAGDLTSEDTEDLSAAVQDAEICLLKSGDLTLSVHFTVNDMSGFGDSSRELFIKSSCYSTIPITMSAPGPTVSWTFTSEPKSIYFSVVYRESTETPLEQAKVLIPLTRCNSHKETIQGELKVRNAGEYTLIFDNSFSRFISKKVLYHLSLDKPVVYDGTDLL
- the LOC116046202 gene encoding FYVE and coiled-coil domain-containing protein 1-like isoform X2; the protein is MASSSSVGDNQLQRIIRDLHDAVSELSKEHNECGEPVTDDSSYLHKFFYKLEYLLQFDQKEKTTFLGQRKDYWDYFCDCLIKIKGANDGIRFVKSIPELKTSLGKGRAFIRYSLVHQRLADTLQQCLINQKVTSDWYYARSPFLKSHLTADIINHLYELNQIQFDVAARGYDLDADWPKFARRTLGTASPASLWRPPSRCSSINSLISSYSHSQAQEFLPIPDLSQSLLGELGELGEPSPCSIAENLRIELDQSELRQQELLIQVQEFGKEATELKGVVKDLQGQLLAVQKSSSHSVSTATQSNQETENQERAHHLQTCREAINSELHDRLTAAENRNMELLSKLDEALKEKGQQTASYCNSAWKIQELLDKQKNTEEERLEVKREAEDRTRHSERLSQELKLREEELRNSEEKLAEVTARAHDEREEALKRLEELQSAVRRIQGVLSLKEKETGNLRAQLQDLQSSLECRERQAEDLRKRLHEEREEVEQRWSMSSSQNEELETQLLDQRRALKNREKELAVSSERIKHLEEQLEKLNVEKENLSSRLADNEVVFSENIEDYKSKCSNLIEINAKLLQSVTKSEGSITELTESRAALLEQLASLRASEKHLKGRVEAAKVCVEDREKKLLDENLHLEETAQKALIQKEVSNAQLKKLEHENRELFEVQSSLKKQLATTQQELDLFTAKAAKLDQNLIVSQRSQAELLEKLQETEAKLKEQTVECGRLQVRAEKLESRTWELHDEKGAAESNEKVQKLHDEHQTSSMETKEAPFRLVIAEAQLELNLREVQRLQEEVVELRAQLLAGTEERMKVQALQEVTESSKEDLRVLAEQLKAQVEELNRRHVDEILRSREREEALMRERDGEAQARAGLAAEVTASREELNKLKLGYEALCLDNSESREALHRANTETAELGVHVCMLTAENEEARLRWEGLSTRLQELDEEAAQEAERLNTCMEQLSRENHRLLGQLHNDEGLLATKQELQGKLFKVQQEAEAVQETCQEEIQALRFQLSSQALSYDSQLQTVNQELQEVKLHLTTEQEKVVDLENKFKKLEAENQRYCQQIEEKNIQMADSENLIQQKEDEIIHLKGNLSRSKDALAMAQQTCQEMSENLRRVTQDKQSFDLRTAAELDDLYRTKINLEERLVELIREKDALWQKTDALEFEQKLRDEETERDVNYCLGCHSQFSWWLRKYNCRLCGRPFCYYCCSNTVSTQQGGPRERCCRDCYNQHSAVVERHPQEEVTNSTPGTPFSRLLQAGRAMTTVLVEGDKLDDGVFDIISEEEVSGVYDSDSLSFATACSPGHGQQGAAQLNSSASAGDLTSEDTEDLSAAVQDAEICLLKSGDLTLSVHFTVNDMSGFGDSSRELFIKSSCYSTIPITMSAPGPTVSWTFTSEPKSIYFSVVYRESTETPLEQAKVLIPLTRCNSHKETIQGELKVRNAGEYTLIFDNSFSRFISKKVLYHLSLDKPVVYDGTDLL
- the LOC116046202 gene encoding FYVE and coiled-coil domain-containing protein 1-like isoform X1, which encodes MASSSSVGDNQLQRIIRDLHDAVSELSKEHNECGEPVTDDSSYLHKFFYKLEYLLQFDQKEKTTFLGQRKDYWDYFCDCLIKIKGANDGIRFVKSIPELKTSLGKGRAFIRYSLVHQRLADTLQQCLINQKVTSDWYYARSPFLKSHLTADIINHLYELNQIQFDVAARGYDLDADWPKFARRTLGTASPASLWRPPSRCSSINSLISSYSHSQAQEFLPIPDLSQSLLGELGELGEPSPCSIAENLRIELDQSELRQQELLIQVQEFGKEATELKGVVKDLQGQLLAVQKSSSHSVSTATQSNQETENQERAHHLQTCREAINSELHDRLTAAENRNMELLSKLDEALKEKGQQTASYCNSAWKIQELLDKQKNTEEERLEVKREAEDRTRHSERLSQELKLREEELRNSEEKLAEVTARAHDEREEALKRLEELQSAVRRIQGVLSLKEKETGNLRAQLQDLQSSLECRERQAEDLRKRLHEEREEVEQRWSMSSSQNEELETQLLDQRRALKNREKELAVSSERIKHLEEQLEKLNVEKENLSSRLADNEVVFSENIEDYKSKCSNLIEINAKLLQSVTKSEGSITELTESRAALLEQLASLRASEKHLKGRVEAAKVCVEDREKKLLDENLHLEETAQKALIQKEVSNAQLKKLEHENRELFEVQSSLKKQLATTQQELDLFTAKAAKLDQNLIVSQRSQAELLEKLQETEAKLKEQTVECGRLQVRAEKLESRTWELHDEKGAAESNEKVQKLHDEHQTSSMETKEAPFRLVIAEAQLELNLREVQRLQEEVVELRAQLLAGTEERMKVQALQEVTESSKEDLRVLAEQLKAQVEELNRRHVDEILRSREREEALMRERDGEAQARAGLAAEVTASREELNKLKLGYEALCLDNSESREALHRANTETAELGVHVCMLTAENEEARLRWEGLSTRLQELDEEAAQEAERLNTCMEQLSRENHRLLGQLHNDEGLLATKQELQGKLFKVQQEAEAVQETCQEEIQALRFQLSSQALSYDSQLQTVNQELQEVKLHLTTEQEKVVDLENKFKKLEAENQRYCQQIEEKNIQMADSENLIQQKEDEIIHLKGNLSRSKDALAMAQQTCQEMSENLRRVTQDKQSFDLRTAAELDDLYRTKINLEERLVELIREKDALWQKTDALEFEQKLRDEETERDVNYCLGCHSQFSWWLRKYNCRLCGRPFCYYCCSNTVSTQQGGPRERCCRDCYNQHSAVVERHPQEEVTNSTPGTPFSRLLQAGRAMTTVLGAVEGDKLDDGVFDIISEEEVSGVYDSDSLSFATACSPGHGQQGAAQLNSSASAGDLTSEDTEDLSAAVQDAEICLLKSGDLTLSVHFTVNDMSGFGDSSRELFIKSSCYSTIPITMSAPGPTVSWTFTSEPKSIYFSVVYRESTETPLEQAKVLIPLTRCNSHKETIQGELKVRNAGEYTLIFDNSFSRFISKKVLYHLSLDKPVVYDGTDLL